Proteins from a single region of Desulfovibrio inopinatus DSM 10711:
- a CDS encoding class I fructose-bisphosphate aldolase, with the protein MLSQIEELLGAEAQSLLTHECKTVTKDQLYLPGPDFVDRVVAQTDRPIPVLRSLQSIFSHGRLGGTGYMSILPVDQGIEHTAGASFAPNPIYFDPENIVKLALEAGCNAVASTLGVLGSVARKYAHKIPFMLKINHNELLTYPNKYDQVMFAQIEQAFDMGCVAVGATIYFGSEVSNRELIEVSRAFRRAHELGMCTFLWCYLRNSGFKKDGVDYHASSDMTSQADHIGCTIEADIIKQKQPTNNGGFNAIGFAKTDPRVYSELTTDHPIDLTRYQVVNGYMGRAGLINSGGASGENDFGQAVRTAVINKRAGGMGLISGRKAFQRPMDDGIRLLHCIQDVFLEKDITIA; encoded by the coding sequence ATGCTATCACAAATTGAAGAGCTTCTCGGCGCTGAAGCACAATCACTTCTGACGCATGAGTGCAAAACCGTCACCAAAGATCAATTGTATCTGCCTGGCCCGGATTTCGTTGATCGTGTTGTTGCCCAGACTGACCGGCCTATCCCTGTTCTGCGGAGTCTTCAGTCGATTTTTTCTCATGGACGATTGGGTGGAACCGGATACATGTCGATTCTGCCTGTAGACCAGGGAATCGAGCACACGGCTGGAGCGAGTTTTGCACCGAACCCCATTTATTTCGATCCTGAAAATATCGTCAAACTGGCACTTGAAGCAGGATGTAACGCTGTTGCCTCAACATTGGGTGTTCTTGGTTCTGTAGCTCGAAAATATGCGCACAAAATTCCTTTCATGCTCAAAATCAACCACAATGAACTGTTGACTTATCCGAACAAATACGACCAGGTCATGTTTGCTCAGATCGAACAGGCATTCGACATGGGCTGTGTGGCCGTTGGAGCCACGATCTATTTCGGATCGGAAGTCAGCAATCGCGAGTTGATTGAAGTATCCAGGGCTTTTCGTCGGGCACATGAACTCGGTATGTGCACCTTCTTATGGTGTTATTTGCGAAATTCCGGATTTAAAAAGGATGGAGTGGATTATCACGCCTCCTCCGATATGACATCACAGGCCGATCATATTGGATGCACGATTGAAGCGGATATCATCAAACAAAAACAACCCACGAACAATGGCGGATTCAATGCGATCGGTTTCGCCAAAACCGACCCGCGCGTCTATTCTGAATTGACCACCGATCATCCCATCGACTTGACCCGATACCAAGTTGTCAATGGCTATATGGGGCGTGCTGGGCTTATCAACTCGGGTGGAGCATCTGGAGAAAACGACTTCGGTCAAGCCGTGCGAACAGCGGTTATCAATAAGCGCGCCGGAGGCATGGGGCTGATCTCGGGTCGCAAAGCATTTCAACGACCAATGGATGATGGGATTCGATTGTTGCACTGCATTCAAGATGTCTTTCTTGAAAAAGATATCACGATTGCCTGA